DNA from Lathamus discolor isolate bLatDis1 chromosome 17, bLatDis1.hap1, whole genome shotgun sequence:
GTGACACCCCCTTGGTACGGGTACATCCTGCCCTGCACGGGCAGCACGGGCTCCCCGGGCCCTGTGTCCTGCGGGAGGTGGCAGGAAGCGGCTCAGGACCCAGGAGGAGGAGTGCTGGCAGCGGAAGGGGAGCTGCCCCTTCCCTCGCTCTGGAACACAAAGCAAGCCTTAAACCTATTCCTAAGGAGCCTGCCCTGCAGTGATGCTCAGGGCTTCCCCACGGCGGTGCCTCCTGCGAGCCCCCACGCACGCCACTGCTTCCATGGCCGGGGAGAAGCGTTGCTTTGGGCCTGAACCCTGCAGAGCGAGCCTGGACACTGCGGCAGGGCCCCCACAGCGCTGCCATTTCCTGCCCCACTGGGCTGGGGGCTGGCCCGTGCCCACCGCTTGAGCCCAGCTTAGGAGAAGGGAGCCTTGTGCCCACCGCCATCCTGTGCCCTGTGCCCTGTGCCCTGTGCCCTGTGccctgggcaggcaggaggcatCAGGGCACCAGTCCCTGCTCCTGGTGCCCGGGGTGGACGAGGCAATGGGTGGTGCCCGCAGTGGGGCTGCAGAGGGGCGGTTGAGCTGCTCTGGCAGCGGCTCAGCGCGGGGTTGGCTCCTTCCCGTGTccctgggtttatttttctagcGCCGGGGTTGGTTTTTTAATGAGCGGAGCCCTTTTGTGAAGCTTTCCAAATAAAGCCTGAAAACCctccccggcccggcccctgccctgctcctggcgGCCGGGATGACCGGGGATGCTCCGCGCAGGGCCGGGGcgaggaggagcagggcagcgCCGCATCCTCCGGCGCTGCACGCAGGGCGGCTGCCCCCGGCGGGGCGGAGGGACGTGCCCGGAGCCGCGCTAATGAAGAACCTTTTAATGTTGACCGAACCCCAAGTACAAAACCGAGGCCAATTCTGCTCCCTCCCCGATGCGAGCGTCTCTGCGGCGGTGGCTGCGGCGGGGCTGCGGGTGGCTCCGGGCTCAGCCCATGGCTGCGGAGCGGCGCTGGCGATGGCGGGCGCGTTCGTGCCAATAAATACCAGTGTGAGGGGCGGTGGCGGCCCCGGCGCTGGGCCGGGGGCAGCGGGCGCGGGGGGGGCCTTAGCTGATGATCTGCCGGGGCCGGCCGTAGCTCATCCCCGCCTGTGATGCCCCCTTGTTGCTCCCCATCTGCAGGCCGATGACGTTCTTGCCCTCCTTCAGCTGGCTCTCTGTGAACTCCCGCTTGTGCTCCTGCGCTTTCCTATGGGGCGGAGGGACAGGACATGCAGCACCCGCATCCCCTGGGATGCACCAGGGATGCGCGGCCACCCGTCATTGCCGCATCCCGCGTCCCGGCAGCGGGAAGAGCCCGCTCCAGGCTGCCATGGGTCAGGGGAGTCCCCACGCCCGGCGCTGGGCTCCCCCCACACTCACTTCATGAACCAGTTGGGGTCCCCATGGTAGTGCCCATCGTTCTTGGTGATCGCCAGGCTCCCCAGCGCCATCAGCGTCCTCTGCACCGCCGCCATGTCCTTGGCTGCAACGGATGGAGGCTGTGAGGATGGGCACGGCgcagcagccccatccctccccagccccgGTTTCCCCACGCACCTTCAAAGAGGTCGACGGTCTGGAACACGTCGGTCTTGACCACGCCGTAGTCCTCGGCCGCCTTGAGGAACTGGGCGATCTGCTCCATCTGCTTGAAGaccatggtggggggggtgtcGGGGATCTTCACGGGCTTGGAGCCGTCGGGGTAGAGGCTGTTCACCAGCCTGCTGAGGACCTGCGGGAGGAGGAGAGCCTGGGGTCGCTGCGCTGCGGGGCTCCCCCCGCCTGCCCCACGGCGCTGCGGCTCCGGCCCCACACTTACGATGCCGTTCTTCAGCCAGACCTGGAAGCCCAGGCGGCCCCGCTCGGGGCGCCCCACGGCGGCCCCGCACTGCGCCACGATCCACTCCACCAGCCGCTCCTCCAGCTCGTCGTCGTACTTCTTCTCGATCTTGGACTGCACGTCCCTGCTCATGCCGTACGCCGGGCCCTTGTTCGCCATCGCTGCGGCACGTGGGAGACCTGGCGGCAGGGTGGGGGCTGTCGGGATGTGGAGGTGCTGCTGGgaccccagcacctcggggcgtcctccagcagctcttcccttgcCACGCAGTGGCCCCTCGGGCACGGTGGAGGGGAGCGCACAGCCGcagtccctgcagcagggctcccaTCCCGGCAGAGgtgccctgtccctgctccgAGGCTCCGGATGTGGCCCAGGGCAGCCTCATCCCAGCCTCAGCCGCCCGCCAGCCCTTGGCATGAGCGCTGCTGGCGTGGCTGCATCCTGCAGCCAGAGCTGTGCCCACGGGGGTGCGGGGTGAGCGCGGCGCAGCGGGGCGGCCCCAGCGCCAGGAGGAGCGCAGGCGAGGCGGGATGCGGTGGGAGCCGTGCCCGTGCCCTTGTAAGGACATGCTGCGGGCAGGGAGCGCAGGTAGCTGCAGGCTGCCAGGAGGATGCCAGCCGGCAATGGCGCCGGGGGCCGGGAGCCCAGCCCTCGGCGGCGCTGCCCCGCTCCTCCCGCACCGCTCCCTGCTTGGGGTTAAGCCACAGACCCGGGGCTGTGCCCTCGGGGAGCCGCCGGCTTGGTCCCACATCCATGCCCTGCCCCGGGATGGCTCCCGGCGCCTGGCACGGCTCGGTGCGGCAGCGGGTGCTGACCCCGCCTGCTGCCGGCCATGCCGGGGTACCCCATGAGCCCCACAGGGAGCCAGTGCCCGCATCCTGAGCGCCAACAGCCACATCCAGCAGTGCCCTGTGCCGTGTCCCAGCCCGGCACACGATGATGGCATTTGGGCCCCAGGCTCACTGGTCACAGCTCCCTCCACCCCACGGCCGTGCCCGCTGGCCACCAGGTGCCTGAGAGCCCACCAGCCCAATGCCCATCTCTGGTCCCCACCCAGAGATACAGCAGTGAGTGGGGTTTGGCATCACCCCCTCCACGCTGCCCTGATCTTGCTCCGAGCCCCACGCAGCCCCTCCGGCCACCGTGGGGCTGAGCCCGGCGGAtccacagccccacagcccctgaGCCCCAACAGCAGCGTGGTGCAACCCGAGGAGCAGCAGCCGCATCCCAGAGCTTGATCCCACCCCGGGACCTCGATCCCCATCCCGGCAGCAGCGGCTCCGTCCCGGTCACCGGTCCCCATGGCTGCGGTCCCCCGGCCCCTCCCCGCACACTCACGGGCGGTGCAGTCGGACGCGGGTGCTGCGCGGCGCGGAGCGGGCACTGCGCGCTCGGGAGGGCGGCCCCGCGCTAAAAGCCGGGCGCCGGGACGGTGATGTcagcgcggggggggggggggctccccggttccccccgccccggcccctcCCGTCCCGGGGGGCGCCGGCCCCGGCACCATATTTGGGGAAAGACTCCGAAAATCGGGGGCTGCGCTCCGGGCCCGCGCATTCCCCGCGTGCCTCTGCGCGGCGCAGCCCGGCCTTCTATagccgcggagctgccggcgcAGGGCGCTCCCAGCGACCCCCGACGGGCACCGGCACCGTCGCTGCCCCCCCACTGCCCCCCGGTACCCAGAGGGGAGGCAAGAGGCAAAGTGCAGACACTTTAATgcgagtcccttcccagcagacCCACACGTGGAGACCCCACAGCCTCGGCGGGGGGCACCCAGCGGCCGGCACCCCCCCGGGGTGCTGCAGCAGACACCAGTGGGGCCCCCCCCGGCTGCCACCGCCGGGCCCacacccccccatccccacgATTCAGGCACTAAAGAGAGACCCCCACCCGCATGCTGGGGGCGCGGGGCTGCTGGCACGGCCCTTAGCCAGGGCCCCCGCCCCACGCCACGGGCacggagcagcagcagcacctttgCCAGTGGCACCAACAGCCCCGAGCCCTGCTTTTGGCTCTGACAGCCTGGGGACGGGCACGGAGAGCCGGGAGGGAGCCGGCGGCGGGGACGAGGCACACCGGGACCCCCGGGGAGGGGGACGGAGTGGCTGGTGGGACCCGGCTGGACCCTTAGGGCTGCGTTTGGCACAGTCCCGGGGCACGGGCGGCTGCGGGCCCCTAGAAGACGTAGATCTTGTCCCGCTGGACAGAGTCCAGGTCATCGTCCAGCGTCAGCAGCACCTGCGGAGCGAGGGGACCGGCTGAGCCGGGGGGGGACCAGGGATGCGGGAGCCGTGCGGAGGCAGCCGGCACCTACCAGGAAGGAGCCGAACATGGCGATGGAGGAGAGGAAGTGCCAGATGTCGTGGTCGTCGAAGAAGTCGAGCAGGATGCAGTCGCGGTTGTGCTCCCGGGACTCGGCCGGGGTTTTCTGTTGGGGACAGGGACCCCCTTCACCGCGCCGGTCCGCAGcccccccgcagccccccgcAGCCCCCACCACTCACCTGCCACGTGCTGAGCCcctggaagaagaagaagagggcGAAGCCCCAGACCACGGAGGTGCCGATGATGCAGAGCAAGGGGATGAGCTTGATGCGCTCCCCGCTGcggagctgtggggcagggggggtgaGCGTGCAGCAGGGGCTGCGGGGGGCCCGGCCCTGTGCTGCCCATCCCACGCAGCGCGCTCGCCTCCCACCTTCATGATGATGTAGAAGGCGAAGTAGAGGAGCAGGTTGCAGATGCCGATGGCCAGCAGGTAGGAAGCGAAGTCATTGGGGCGGACAATGAGGCCGTAGGCAGCGCTGGggaggcagggacaggcagcggGGTCAGCGCAGCATCGGGGTCCCCTGCCCGCCGTGCCCATGCACCCGCTGTGCCCCGGGGGCTGCTGCAGCGATGGGGGGCCGGTCAtgctctgctccccagggaGGGGGCCGCAGCCAGGGCTCCGTGCTGCAGGAGTGGGATGGGGACGGCAGCAGGGGTGGGAgcatggtttgggctgggaggAGCGGTGCAGGGTGTGGTGGGTGCCCGGCTCCGCACTCACAGGGACCAGTTGATGATGTTTCCCATGACCAAGAGCACCATCCGATCCTGCAAAGGGTGCGGAGGGGAGGTGAGGGCGGGCAGGACGGGTGCAAGGAGGGGTGTCCGCAGGGCTGGGGACCCCGGTGCCAGCACTCACCACGTACATGGGCCCGCTGCACTGCCGGACGCAGTCCGTGTACAGCACGTGCAGGATCCTGCGCAGGATGCCCGAGTCTGcgggggcaggggaaggagaaggagaaagaaggacaAGGACAAGGATAAGGACAAGGAGAagctgcctccccccgccccactTGCAGCAGTGCCCTCGCCTCACCCAGCTTCCAGCGCCCCATGTAGTAGAGCtgtgtgctcagcagcagcgtGGCCACGATGTGGATGACGGAGAAGACGATCCAGAACGCCGTGTTCCCCTTCCCAAAGACCTGTGGGGCGAGCAGACGGTGGGCAATGGGGTGCCCTGACcggctgcccccccccccccccataggcACCCCGGTACTCACCACACCGACCACGGAGAAGAAGATGACGAGGGCCAGGCAGGCGTAGGCGCTGTAGGCGCTGGCGTTGATGTCTGGGTGACGCTTCTGGTACAGCTTCAGCATGCAGAGCCCCGCGATCATGTACATGAAGGAGGTGTCTGCG
Protein-coding regions in this window:
- the TAGLN gene encoding transgelin, which encodes MANKGPAYGMSRDVQSKIEKKYDDELEERLVEWIVAQCGAAVGRPERGRLGFQVWLKNGIVLSRLVNSLYPDGSKPVKIPDTPPTMVFKQMEQIAQFLKAAEDYGVVKTDVFQTVDLFEAKDMAAVQRTLMALGSLAITKNDGHYHGDPNWFMKKAQEHKREFTESQLKEGKNVIGLQMGSNKGASQAGMSYGRPRQIIS